AAATCaggtccggatgcacacccctaatcAAGATCATGATCACTAGCAACTTATATATAGTCCATTTATGATTTAACATTCTCACgactaattatatatgaaagcAATTAAATGACGACGCGCGTGTTAAGAAAACTGAAAATTATTGAATAAGAATTACTAATGTAGttggatttattatttttcatttaattataacTTTAGATTTAATTGTGTATTATATAAGATCATGATATATCACGTGATTCACCTATATAAGTTTTTTgcctaaaattaaaattattatacatttataaatttacagaaaaaatgaattaatgtaCAACAAATGCATGCCATGCTTAATTAACTTTCATGTTGTTAACATCGTGTTTCACACACATTTGAGCTAGGCTCTCAGCAACTCAGGTCTTCTGTCTTGGGCTTGCAGACGCAAAGAAAACATTGTGAGATGGGGGCCATGGTAGCGGCCAGGGAGTTTTCAATGTCAAAATCAATATCGTCTTAGAGTAGAGTGAAATAAAGTAGAGAGTTTAAAGTGTCTAAAGGGCCTCCTAATACAAGGGAGTTGCCCTTTTATACCTGGTCCCTGAGATCAAATGCACATGCATTGTGTCAAGGGATGGCGTCCTCTCCGTAGTTCCTTTTGCCATGCTCATTTAATGCCACATGGCTCTCTTAATGGTCATGTATTTAATGTAGCACGGCTCTCTGCCTTGTTCTACCATGGGATGTGTGCCGTCAAACTCTTCATTTTCCTCTCGTCAAAGGATGAAGGGATCCCAGTGATCTGCACTCACATGTCCACTCAAGGTCACCTAGTATTCAGTTCTAGCAAGGTGACGTGCTCCTCCCTCCTTCGCGCGAGCGTGGATTTTCCACACTTCCAAGACTGTAAACCAACCTTTGCTTAGGGTTAAGAATCTTTTATATAACTGGGCCGATAGGTTGTCCGATCAACCTAGGCCTCTCATTGTATTGGACTTAGATTCTGGGCCTCGAGTCCGTGAAAAAACTCCCTAACACATGTATTTTGGTTCTTACCAGCACATGATGTGTGCTATCGATATACCTAGCTAGAATAATTACCCATTAATCAAAAGCCACATTAATGTAGGATCtgttatatttatgttatgtgtatttgcaatatataataaataaatcatgtggccacaacatatatacatatatatataggctagCAGTACGTActaattaagaaatatataatcaCGAAACTATTGCATggctatagagagagagagagagagagagagagagagagagagagagagagagagagagagagagagagagagagagtaataatTCCTCTTAATTTGttgttaatttctttatttgggGCAAGATTAACGATCGATCCCAACTTCCAAAGCAAGTAATGACCCCTCACCCAATATTCAAGAACAACGGTCGACTCCATTTTTAACTCATGCGATgttcaattaatatataaatgtatatgaTAACTGTCTAAAACAGGAAGTGGagctaattaaatatattaatgatGGATCAACTGACTTGAAGAATTTGGTGAAACCGTACTACGTGCACGATTTCGATCAGATATTGCATAACAATTAGCAAGTAATTATAATTGGTTTGGAGTTTTAATGGTGCTTAGCTTCTCTACTCCACTATATATATCTCCAACCAACCCACAGTTAAAAATCATGTCATGATACCAATTACTCAATACTGATCGATCATCTTGCATACAACCTCAGACGATTCAAAAATGTCATTATGGGTTTGAAATTGAATATTGCAACCCTACCATTACTTCTGTTTTTCCTAACATCGACTGCCAATGCGATACCGGCCGTCTTTAATATTGTGAAGAAGTATATATGGAGGAAAGGTTAACGAGGATATCACCCTGGTATATATGCAGTACTCATGCATGCATTCCCAACCTAACTTATATAATACTTTGAGATTACAAAAAAAAACGAAGTATATCTTTTCTGCTAATTAAACTCAGTTTCAGTACTATCAATCATTTTGCATGTAGCCTTTGACAAATGCTTGGAAGGATGCGTGTGCAACGCCAGGTCAGAGTCAAGTTGTGGTACCTGCTGGGACGTATAGGTTCGGCCCAGTGCAGTTAAATGGTCCATGCAATGGTCCCATCGAGCTTAAAGTTGGAGGCACCTTACAGGCCCTAGGAGACCTTAGTTTTTTCAAATGGGGCAGTTGGGTCAGTTTTGAACATGTCGACCAGTTAACTTGGTCAGGCAATGGAACTTTTGATGGCCAAGGAAAATCTGTTTGGGGTAAATAAAATGGTGCCCTCCCAATTGTAAGTTCATAACTTCTATCTTTAACTAATGTGTGCCTAAATTTTCCATTCCATTTTTATAAGTCTTACCCTTAAAGCAATGTTTACGCTTTGACCTTGTGGAGCTTAATAATGCTTAAAAAATGAACAGAATATAAGGTTCGACTTTATCACCAATTCAATTATTCGGGGCCTAACGTCGTTGGATAGCAAACAGTTTCACTTGCATGTTTTTGCATGCAAAAACGTTACCATATTCCACTTAAATATCATAGCACCTGGAGATAGCCCCAATACTGATGGAATCCACATGGGGCGGTCAACTGGAATAAATATAATTGATTCGAAGATCGGAACCGGCGATGATTGTATCTCTCTTGGTGATGGCAATCGTGACATACTTATCCAAAAAGTAGCCTGTGGACCTGGCCATGGAATCAGCATAGGAAGTCTTGGTAAGTATGAGAATGAAGAACCTGTGGTCGGGGTCAAAGTTCTTGATTGCAACCTAAGAAATACGATGAATGGCGTAAGAATCAAAACATGGCCTGCTTCCCTTCCTGGCGTTGCCTCTAATATGCATTTTGAGAACATCTACATGAGAATTAAATGTCAGCAATCCCGTCATCATAGATCAGGTGTACTGCCCATGGAATCAATGCAAAGCACAGGTGAttatatcataaagtattagTTTCATGTTAttatcttcatattcaaaatttaagaaatattACCCATACCATAAGTATTTTTGCTGTGTTTCTTGGTTCTAGATTCCCTCGAAGATTAAGATCAGCGAGGTTAGCTTCAAATACATACGAGGCACATCTCAAACTAAGGAGGCCGTCAAACTTTTATGCAGCAATGAAGTACCATGTGAGAATGTGGAGATTAGTGACATAGACCTCGCATATCAGGGAAGCGACGGCCTTGCAACGTCCCAATGTACTAATTTCAATCCCACCATTTCGGGAAAACAGAATCCTCCTGCATGTACTCTGAAATAATTTGATAGCTAAGTTTGACAAGTTGAATTGATCGTGTTTGTATGGACACGGTAAGTATTCTTTGGAAAAAATGTTTTGGATTCATCAACAGCAAAACAGTGATATTGTATTAACTTTTATATACACGAATATACATTTGTTGCGGAGTTTATCTACATACATACCAGATTATAATTACAATCCTATTAACAGTACGTACTTTATACAATCTTATCCGAGAATTAGTTGAAGAAAGTGTTTGGATTATAATGTGACTAATGAAACTGCGAATTATGATTCCAAAACCAACAGCACAAATAGGGGAAATCACCAAAGGGTAGTAGAGGACAATGAAAAACGTCTGCATGATCTTCTGATCTCAATTGATGCAGATCATGCATGTCGTTATTGATCACTATTTCACTCACCAATGATGGCTTGGCTTCAAAGCAAAGCTCAATCATCCACTTctcgaaaaggaaaaaagaaaaggagacaaactaattaaaattaaaaaagttacatCTCTTTGCTAAGCAGCATGTGCGAAGGGCAAACTCTAATCTACTAAAAAGCTTTACAAACCAAAACATTCAATTCTAATTCCACCCAACAAACACTTTGCCTTACCTTTGAAGCTAccatactttttatattttcctaAAATGCTCAATGGCCATAATGACCGATTGACCATAAAGCTCCATCCCCCTCTTAAAAATGTATTACTACCatacaaataaatctcaacaaAAGCTAGCCCTCCTTATCCCATTCAAGCCCCTTCTATTTCTGATCACTGTCTAGCTACCCACCACCATGCtcctcttcatcttcctcttccttctctcttCCAATATGCATATCGCACTTTCTGCCCATTGTGCCACAGTCACCGCCACCAAAACGTTTCAAAAATGCATGACACTCCCTACCCAACAAGCCTCCATAGCATGGACCTTCCATTCCCACAATGCTACTTTAGACCTCGTTTTCTTTGGTACCTTCATTTCACCCTCCGGCTGGGTTGGATGGGGCATCAATCCTGCTTCCTCAGAAATGGCTGGAACTCGTGCTTTAATCGCCTTTAAGGACCCAAACTCCGGCCAAATTGTCTTATTACCATACATCCTAGACCCAACTGTAAAGCTCCAGAAGAATCCTCTTCTTTCTCGCCCCCTTGATATCGGCCTCCTATCCACGTCTGCCACCTTCTACGGTGGCAAAACTGCCACAGTTCACAATGGTGCTACAATCCAAATATATGCCACATTGAAGCTTCTACCAAACAAGACAAAGATCAACCACGTGTGGAACCGTGGCCTTTATGTCCAAGGCTACTCACCAACCATCCATCCAACTACCTCTAACGACCTTTCCTCCCTTGCCACCATTGATGTTCAATCGGGCTTAGCTGTGGCTCAACACGACAACATCAAAACTCTGAAAATCGTCCATGGGATCATAAACGCCATGTCGTGGGGGCTTATACTGCCCATAGGCGCCGTGACAGCACGCTACCTTAGGCACGTACAAGTACTAGGGCCCGCATGGTTTTATGCTCATGCAGGCATGCAACTTTTTGCATTTTTCCTTGGAACCGTGGGGTTTGCGATAGGAATTCGACTTGGGGAGCAGTCACCGGGCGTGGAATATGGACTTCACAGGAAGCTTGGGTTTGCGGCATTTTGTTTAGGAGGGTTGCAGACAGTAGCACCATTGTTCAGGCCTAAAACTACGAACAAGTTTAGAAAGTATTGGA
The genomic region above belongs to Carya illinoinensis cultivar Pawnee chromosome 4, C.illinoinensisPawnee_v1, whole genome shotgun sequence and contains:
- the LOC122306140 gene encoding cytochrome b561 and DOMON domain-containing protein At2g04850-like is translated as MLLFIFLFLLSSNMHIALSAHCATVTATKTFQKCMTLPTQQASIAWTFHSHNATLDLVFFGTFISPSGWVGWGINPASSEMAGTRALIAFKDPNSGQIVLLPYILDPTVKLQKNPLLSRPLDIGLLSTSATFYGGKTATVHNGATIQIYATLKLLPNKTKINHVWNRGLYVQGYSPTIHPTTSNDLSSLATIDVQSGLAVAQHDNIKTLKIVHGIINAMSWGLILPIGAVTARYLRHVQVLGPAWFYAHAGMQLFAFFLGTVGFAIGIRLGEQSPGVEYGLHRKLGFAAFCLGGLQTVAPLFRPKTTNKFRKYWKSYHHFVGYSCVVLGVVNVFQGFEIMGASRSYAKLAYCLGLSTLIGVSIALEVNSWVLFLRKANEERLRRERLTDKREWKPQLIK